In a single window of the Rhizobiaceae bacterium genome:
- a CDS encoding sorbosone dehydrogenase family protein: MQPSKLFAHLVAFVGAGAIFFRHRNDGVLPQAFGAKPDIPTARPQGIPTLKMPTAKGWAKGQTPKAAPGLKVNAFATGLKHPRWIQVLSNRDVLVAEALSVSGGIRSIFDYAMVSTMARAAAIGESPNRITRLRDSDGDGIAETQEIFLDGLNQPFGMAEIGGTFYVGNTDGLMAYTYKDGRATGPAKRLASFKPAGHWTRSILPSANNKKLYIGVGSVSNIGDEGMEAEEGRACIYEYDIASGKCRIFAAGLRNPVGLAWEPTTNTLWTVVNERDGLGDETPPDYLTSVKKGGFYGWPYCYWGKTVDDRVPQDAALVASAIQPDFALGGHTASLGLCWMPAGTLPGFPDGMVIGQHGSWNRSKLSGYKVIFVPFENGKPSGPSREILSGFLSPDERASYGRPVGVAIGPDRALLVADDVGDVIWRVTGA; encoded by the coding sequence ATGCAGCCATCGAAACTATTCGCCCATCTGGTCGCCTTCGTCGGCGCCGGCGCGATCTTCTTTCGCCACAGAAATGACGGCGTGCTGCCGCAGGCGTTTGGCGCGAAGCCGGACATCCCGACGGCCAGGCCGCAAGGAATTCCCACCCTCAAAATGCCCACGGCGAAGGGCTGGGCAAAGGGACAGACGCCGAAAGCCGCGCCGGGGCTCAAGGTGAATGCCTTCGCCACCGGCCTGAAACATCCGCGATGGATACAGGTCCTGTCGAATCGCGACGTGCTTGTCGCCGAGGCGCTTTCCGTGTCGGGCGGCATCCGTTCCATCTTCGACTATGCCATGGTGTCGACCATGGCGCGCGCGGCGGCGATCGGCGAGAGTCCGAACCGGATCACACGCCTTCGCGACAGCGATGGCGACGGCATTGCCGAAACGCAGGAGATTTTCCTTGATGGCCTGAACCAGCCTTTCGGCATGGCCGAAATCGGCGGCACGTTTTATGTTGGCAATACGGACGGCCTGATGGCCTATACCTACAAGGACGGGCGCGCCACCGGACCGGCCAAGCGCTTGGCGAGTTTCAAGCCCGCAGGGCACTGGACGCGCTCTATCCTGCCGAGCGCCAACAACAAGAAGCTCTATATCGGGGTCGGTTCGGTGAGCAATATCGGCGACGAAGGGATGGAGGCGGAGGAAGGCCGCGCCTGCATCTATGAATATGACATTGCGAGCGGCAAGTGCCGCATCTTCGCCGCCGGGCTGCGCAATCCCGTGGGATTGGCCTGGGAGCCAACCACGAACACGCTGTGGACCGTCGTCAATGAACGCGACGGACTGGGCGACGAAACGCCCCCGGACTATCTCACTTCGGTCAAGAAAGGCGGATTTTACGGATGGCCCTATTGCTATTGGGGCAAGACCGTAGATGACCGGGTTCCTCAGGACGCGGCGCTGGTGGCGAGCGCCATCCAGCCCGATTTCGCACTCGGCGGACATACTGCCTCGCTCGGCCTGTGCTGGATGCCCGCGGGCACCCTGCCCGGATTCCCGGACGGCATGGTGATCGGCCAGCACGGTTCATGGAACCGCTCGAAACTCTCCGGCTACAAGGTGATCTTCGTGCCATTCGAGAACGGAAAGCCGTCCGGTCCCTCGCGCGAAATTCTGAGCGGCTTCCTGTCGCCCGATGAGCGCGCATCCTATGGGCGGCCCGTCGGCGTCGCCATCGGGCCGGATCGCGCGCTGCTCGTCGCCGACGATGTCGGCGACGTTATCTGGCGCGTGACAGGCGCTTAG
- a CDS encoding AI-2E family transporter has product MANGKVGNGASDQFQDEGSRLHRIVIPPVISLVGITAILYLGQDVFLPLAVAILLTFALAPIVSALRRMSIPRTIAVVITVFVAFIFIALFSFLVASQVSSLAQNLPAYQYNIIQKVRALRDSADSGGIFERVTQAVERVGAELSATADQSAADQKEPLPVEIVDRQSAIHVLVNVVVPLLSPFATAGLVIVVVIFMLLEREDLRDRFIRLVGSGDLHRTTEALQDAGKRVGQYLLMQLIINTTYAVPIGIGLWLLGIPNAMLWGLLSLVLRFVPYIGPAIGMILPLFLAIAVTPGWTTVLWTAGLFLVMELFINNVMEPWLYGSRTGLSPLAIIVAAIFWTWLWGPVGLVLSTPLTVCLVVLGRHVPQFEFLDVLFGNEPVLEPHARLYQRLLAGDPDEAADHAEIMLEEKYLVEYYDEIGIPALLMGEHDRDRGALQDVQLHRFASTAMTFVDDLEDAADELREDEQADEKPVDEDGERLELPDGEGFSLLAVGGRSELDDVAAAVLSQVLNGQGAETSALSFRRLQGSRQMVDGLAEADTAVISYLSSAPLPYARQAIRRLKRAKRGLRVGIFAPNLAANAAFDAKAISADFVAASVAETVRLSLVEADAVPLARATRLKPRRAAKK; this is encoded by the coding sequence ATGGCAAACGGCAAGGTGGGGAATGGCGCGAGCGACCAGTTCCAGGATGAGGGAAGCCGTCTCCATAGAATAGTCATTCCACCCGTCATTTCGTTGGTCGGCATAACCGCAATTCTCTATCTGGGACAGGACGTATTCCTGCCGCTCGCAGTCGCCATCCTGCTGACGTTCGCTCTTGCGCCAATTGTGTCGGCCCTGCGCAGAATGTCCATTCCTCGCACGATCGCCGTCGTCATCACCGTCTTCGTCGCATTCATATTCATCGCTCTGTTCAGTTTCCTTGTCGCAAGCCAGGTGAGTTCGCTCGCGCAGAACCTGCCCGCCTACCAATACAACATCATCCAGAAAGTGCGCGCGCTGCGGGATTCCGCCGATTCCGGCGGCATTTTCGAGCGGGTGACTCAGGCCGTCGAGCGTGTCGGCGCGGAACTGAGCGCAACCGCCGACCAGTCTGCCGCAGACCAGAAGGAACCCTTGCCTGTCGAGATCGTCGACCGCCAAAGCGCGATCCATGTGCTGGTCAACGTAGTGGTTCCGCTGCTCAGCCCGTTCGCGACTGCGGGCCTTGTTATCGTCGTCGTGATCTTCATGCTGCTGGAGCGTGAGGACCTGCGGGACCGGTTCATACGGCTGGTCGGCTCCGGCGATCTTCACCGCACCACGGAGGCCCTGCAGGATGCAGGCAAGCGCGTCGGTCAGTACCTCCTGATGCAATTGATCATCAATACAACCTACGCAGTGCCGATCGGGATCGGCCTGTGGCTGCTTGGTATTCCAAACGCCATGCTTTGGGGCCTTCTGTCGCTGGTGCTGCGCTTTGTGCCCTATATCGGCCCGGCTATCGGCATGATCCTGCCGCTCTTTCTCGCCATAGCCGTCACTCCCGGCTGGACTACCGTTCTATGGACAGCCGGCCTTTTCCTCGTCATGGAACTGTTCATCAACAATGTCATGGAGCCGTGGCTCTACGGCTCTCGCACCGGCTTGTCGCCGCTGGCGATCATCGTTGCCGCGATCTTCTGGACATGGCTCTGGGGACCTGTCGGACTGGTGCTCTCAACTCCGCTGACCGTCTGCCTTGTCGTGCTTGGGCGCCATGTGCCGCAGTTCGAATTTCTCGACGTGCTTTTCGGAAACGAACCTGTACTCGAACCCCACGCCCGCCTCTATCAACGTCTGCTGGCCGGTGACCCGGACGAGGCGGCGGATCATGCCGAGATCATGCTCGAAGAAAAATACCTCGTGGAATATTATGACGAGATCGGCATTCCGGCCCTGTTGATGGGTGAGCACGACCGCGACCGTGGCGCGCTTCAGGATGTGCAGTTGCATCGCTTCGCTTCGACCGCCATGACATTCGTCGATGACCTTGAAGACGCCGCGGACGAATTGCGCGAAGACGAACAGGCGGATGAAAAGCCCGTCGATGAAGACGGAGAGCGGCTGGAATTGCCTGACGGCGAGGGATTCAGCCTGCTGGCGGTTGGCGGACGCTCGGAGTTGGACGACGTTGCCGCCGCAGTGCTGTCCCAGGTCCTCAACGGGCAGGGTGCAGAAACATCAGCCCTGTCGTTTCGCAGGTTGCAAGGCTCCCGTCAGATGGTCGATGGGCTCGCAGAGGCTGACACCGCCGTGATATCCTATTTGAGTTCGGCGCCGCTACCTTACGCCAGGCAGGCGATACGACGCCTCAAGCGCGCAAAGCGCGGCCTGCGCGTGGGCATATTCGCGCCGAACCTCGCGGCCAATGCAGCTTTTGATGCCAAGGCGATAAGTGCGGACTTTGTCGCGGCGAGCGTTGCGGAAACGGTTCGGCTCAGTCTTGTCGAGGCAGACGCGGTGCCGCTTGCCCGCGCAACGCGGTTGAAGCCAAGGCGCGCAGCAAAGAAATAG
- a CDS encoding DUF1993 domain-containing protein: MPLSLFEITIPPFIRALKNLSRNIEKGQAFASENKIAPEELIQARLYPDMLPLAGQVQRMSDTARFVAVRVGQIQPQPMQDDETTIEQLQSRIQATIDYLSKVPSDAFDGRENSEVKFNAGQRALEFTGTSYVLGFAIPNFYFHAVTAYDILRHKGVPIGKVDFLGGR; encoded by the coding sequence ATGCCGCTATCCCTATTTGAGATCACCATTCCTCCTTTCATTCGCGCGCTCAAGAATCTCTCCCGAAACATCGAGAAAGGGCAGGCGTTCGCAAGCGAAAACAAGATAGCGCCGGAGGAACTGATTCAAGCGCGTCTGTACCCCGACATGCTGCCGCTGGCCGGGCAAGTGCAGCGCATGTCCGATACTGCGCGCTTTGTCGCCGTTCGGGTGGGGCAGATACAACCGCAGCCGATGCAGGACGATGAGACGACCATTGAGCAGCTCCAGTCGCGCATACAGGCGACAATCGACTATCTTTCCAAGGTGCCATCTGATGCCTTCGATGGCCGCGAGAACAGCGAAGTGAAGTTCAACGCAGGCCAGCGCGCATTGGAATTCACCGGAACGAGCTATGTGCTGGGCTTCGCAATCCCGAATTTCTATTTCCATGCCGTGACGGCCTACGACATTTTGCGCCACAAGGGCGTCCCGATCGGCAAGGTCGATTTCCTGGGCGGTCGATAA
- a CDS encoding VOC family protein, with protein MSAGFIWHELMTSDPAAAKAFYAAVLGWTPEPFPGTGMDYTVVKAGERGVGGIMPIPEAAAANGMPPAWLGYIRSHDIDADVAALKKAGGNIHRGPQEIGEGVGSFAVVSDPQGAMYMMLEPEGPDQPPAAPMTPGHVGWNELLTDNWEEAFDYYSGLYGWTKSRAIDMQDMGVYQLVAVDGTDMGAMMNRPPQIPVSWGFYFIVDGLDAAVKRVTDNGGKITMEPMEVPGGQWVANCTDAQGAHFGMVSNTK; from the coding sequence ATGTCCGCAGGCTTTATTTGGCACGAACTGATGACGAGCGACCCGGCAGCAGCGAAGGCGTTCTATGCCGCCGTTCTCGGCTGGACGCCGGAGCCTTTCCCCGGAACCGGGATGGACTATACCGTGGTGAAGGCCGGCGAACGCGGGGTTGGCGGTATAATGCCCATTCCCGAAGCGGCCGCTGCAAACGGAATGCCGCCCGCATGGCTCGGCTATATCCGCTCGCACGATATCGATGCCGATGTCGCGGCCTTGAAGAAGGCGGGTGGCAATATCCACCGCGGCCCACAGGAGATAGGCGAAGGCGTAGGCAGTTTTGCCGTCGTCTCCGACCCGCAAGGCGCAATGTACATGATGCTGGAACCGGAAGGACCGGACCAGCCTCCCGCTGCACCCATGACGCCCGGCCATGTCGGCTGGAACGAACTTCTCACGGACAATTGGGAAGAAGCGTTCGACTACTATTCGGGCCTCTATGGGTGGACGAAGAGTCGTGCCATCGACATGCAGGACATGGGCGTCTACCAACTGGTTGCCGTCGATGGAACCGACATGGGGGCGATGATGAACCGCCCGCCGCAAATCCCCGTTTCGTGGGGCTTCTATTTCATCGTCGACGGACTGGATGCCGCTGTGAAGCGTGTCACCGACAATGGCGGCAAAATCACCATGGAGCCGATGGAAGTGCCGGGAGGCCAATGGGTCGCCAATTGCACCGATGCGCAGGGCGCGCATTTCGGCATGGTCAGCAACACGAAATAG
- a CDS encoding acetyl/propionyl/methylcrotonyl-CoA carboxylase subunit alpha: MKPPFAKILIANRGEIACRIIRTARLLGIRTVAVYSDADANALHVAMADEAVHIGPSPVGESYLRGDRIVDAAKSTGAQAIHPGYGFLSENPNFVDQVVDAGLVFVGPSAAAIRAMGLKDAAKRLMEKAGVPVVPGYHGEAQELVLLAGKAREIGYPVLIKARAGGGGKGMRRVESPDDFAEALAGAKREAKAAFGDDAVLIEKYVEKPRHIEVQVFGDNHGAAVHLFERDCSAQRRHQKVIEEAPAPGMTEEMRAAMTDAAVKAAKAIGYSGAGTIEFIVDASQGLRADRFWFMEMNTRLQVEHPVTEMITGIDLVEWQLRVAAGEKLPLSQDDIRLNGHAFEARLYAEDASKGFLPAIGTLHHLAFPAKPPAGATLRIETGVRSGDSISPYYDPMIAKIVVHSANRASALNALAQAVDDTEIAGSVTNSAFLAALARDPDFAAGDVDTGLIARKQEQLTAQPPASADTISLAALIASGVGQSERSDDPWDSLVGYSHFHPLSRTTTICMGDVSIDARITPLENGHFAVRLDKGDQIYEHAQPGEQGFGGKFAVWPGHVTIFEGGNAYSFSVPDPFAAAGDGEAGASSMRAPMPGLAKMVMAAKGDAVSKGQALLILEAMKMEHTISAAHDGVIEDIVSQGAQVTDGTILVRFVEE; this comes from the coding sequence ATGAAGCCGCCATTCGCCAAGATCTTGATAGCCAATCGCGGCGAGATTGCCTGCCGCATTATCCGCACGGCGCGGCTGCTCGGCATCAGGACGGTGGCGGTCTATTCGGATGCGGACGCGAACGCCCTCCATGTCGCCATGGCGGACGAAGCCGTGCATATCGGCCCTTCGCCGGTCGGCGAAAGCTATCTACGTGGCGACCGCATTGTCGATGCCGCGAAATCGACCGGCGCACAGGCTATTCATCCGGGCTACGGCTTCCTCTCGGAGAACCCGAACTTCGTCGATCAAGTTGTTGATGCGGGACTCGTTTTTGTCGGTCCCTCGGCAGCGGCAATCCGTGCCATGGGTCTGAAGGATGCCGCAAAGCGGCTGATGGAAAAGGCCGGCGTCCCCGTCGTGCCGGGTTATCACGGCGAAGCGCAGGAACTGGTTCTGCTGGCCGGCAAGGCGCGCGAGATCGGCTATCCCGTTCTCATCAAGGCGCGCGCCGGAGGCGGCGGCAAGGGCATGCGTCGGGTCGAAAGCCCGGACGACTTCGCGGAAGCGCTTGCCGGTGCGAAACGCGAAGCCAAGGCCGCTTTCGGCGACGACGCCGTGCTGATCGAGAAATATGTCGAGAAGCCGCGCCATATCGAAGTTCAGGTCTTCGGCGACAACCACGGCGCCGCCGTCCACCTTTTCGAGCGCGATTGTTCTGCGCAACGCCGCCACCAGAAAGTAATCGAGGAAGCCCCTGCTCCGGGCATGACCGAAGAAATGCGCGCCGCCATGACAGACGCCGCCGTCAAGGCAGCAAAGGCGATCGGCTATTCCGGCGCAGGCACCATCGAGTTCATTGTCGATGCCTCGCAAGGGCTGCGCGCGGATCGCTTCTGGTTCATGGAGATGAACACGCGCCTGCAGGTCGAACATCCGGTGACGGAGATGATCACCGGCATCGATCTCGTGGAGTGGCAATTGCGCGTGGCCGCAGGCGAAAAACTGCCGCTATCGCAGGACGATATACGCCTGAACGGTCATGCCTTCGAGGCCCGGCTCTATGCCGAGGACGCTTCGAAGGGCTTTCTTCCGGCAATCGGCACGCTGCACCATCTCGCCTTCCCCGCAAAGCCGCCCGCCGGGGCCACGCTGCGCATCGAAACCGGCGTGCGTTCAGGCGATTCCATTTCGCCCTACTACGATCCGATGATCGCCAAGATCGTCGTCCATTCCGCCAACCGCGCGTCGGCGCTGAATGCGCTGGCGCAGGCGGTTGACGACACCGAAATCGCCGGGTCCGTCACCAACTCGGCATTCCTTGCGGCACTTGCGCGCGACCCCGATTTTGCGGCGGGCGATGTCGATACCGGGCTGATTGCGCGCAAACAGGAGCAGTTGACCGCGCAGCCTCCCGCCTCCGCCGACACGATCAGCCTGGCGGCTCTCATTGCATCGGGCGTCGGCCAGTCGGAGCGGTCGGACGATCCGTGGGACAGCCTCGTCGGCTATTCGCATTTCCACCCGCTGTCGCGCACCACGACGATCTGCATGGGCGATGTGAGCATCGACGCCCGGATCACTCCGCTTGAAAACGGCCACTTTGCCGTGAGGCTCGACAAGGGTGACCAGATTTACGAGCACGCGCAGCCGGGCGAACAAGGGTTCGGCGGAAAGTTTGCCGTCTGGCCCGGCCATGTGACGATCTTCGAAGGTGGTAACGCCTACAGTTTTTCGGTCCCCGATCCCTTTGCGGCGGCAGGCGACGGCGAGGCTGGAGCTTCCTCCATGCGCGCGCCGATGCCGGGACTGGCCAAGATGGTCATGGCCGCCAAGGGCGATGCGGTGTCAAAGGGTCAGGCCCTGCTCATTCTGGAGGCCATGAAGATGGAGCACACGATCTCCGCCGCGCATGACGGCGTGATCGAGGACATCGTTTCGCAGGGCGCGCAGGTGACTGACGGCACGATCCTCGTGCGGTTCGTCGAAGAGTAG
- a CDS encoding DUF1353 domain-containing protein, with protein sequence MGKMRTALTLVAVLCPALAVAQENYGQFFDLPIALENVPNGQGKPFRLTKELKFEDPNGTFWDVPSGGYTDGASIPWLFQIIVGDNYSGPYFPAAVIHDYYCCVQTHLAIDTHRNFYYGMLANGTPQWQAWLMYTAVRVGGPDWSEAQVAAAGDGSQCLDDVAPVPQAMVLAAPPAPPNPAMTMRRSAPNPMDEFVVAANRAQEERDTFVLSKLMAVAKTLKESDGKVIDVTELGQIPATFEGVEQLRSIVTRATNFSDFSTDVNRTQFNDFGLLVPIEGTLEQETERLREQGGLSNVSQPWNATELNQLGVATAALPERLPDTYLQDVARTTSLNGTGLEWSVARTPQVRQQWNRIIDADRSFRNWNNLRISPGNLPQ encoded by the coding sequence ATGGGCAAGATGCGAACCGCGCTGACATTGGTGGCCGTGCTGTGCCCGGCGCTTGCAGTCGCGCAGGAGAATTACGGTCAGTTCTTCGACCTTCCGATAGCGCTGGAAAACGTGCCGAACGGGCAGGGAAAGCCGTTTCGACTGACGAAAGAGCTGAAGTTCGAGGATCCGAACGGGACTTTCTGGGATGTGCCGTCCGGCGGCTATACCGATGGCGCGAGCATCCCGTGGCTGTTCCAGATCATCGTGGGCGACAATTACAGCGGGCCGTATTTCCCGGCCGCCGTCATCCACGATTACTACTGCTGCGTGCAGACGCATCTCGCCATAGATACGCATCGCAACTTTTATTACGGGATGCTCGCCAACGGCACACCGCAATGGCAAGCGTGGCTGATGTATACGGCGGTGCGCGTCGGCGGCCCCGACTGGTCGGAAGCACAGGTCGCTGCCGCAGGCGACGGCAGCCAGTGCCTCGACGATGTGGCGCCGGTTCCCCAGGCAATGGTGCTGGCGGCCCCACCCGCACCCCCGAACCCGGCCATGACGATGCGCAGGAGCGCGCCGAACCCCATGGACGAATTCGTGGTCGCGGCCAATCGCGCGCAGGAGGAGCGTGACACCTTCGTGCTGTCGAAGCTGATGGCGGTGGCCAAGACGCTCAAGGAGAGCGACGGCAAGGTGATCGACGTGACCGAACTCGGCCAGATCCCCGCGACGTTCGAAGGTGTCGAGCAATTGCGCTCCATCGTCACACGCGCCACGAACTTTTCGGATTTCAGCACGGATGTGAACCGGACGCAGTTCAACGATTTCGGGCTGCTGGTGCCCATCGAAGGCACCCTGGAGCAGGAAACGGAACGGCTGCGCGAGCAGGGCGGCCTCTCGAACGTCAGCCAGCCGTGGAACGCAACGGAGCTGAACCAGCTTGGTGTCGCGACCGCAGCGCTGCCGGAGCGCCTGCCGGACACCTATTTGCAGGATGTCGCGCGCACGACCTCGCTGAACGGAACCGGGCTGGAATGGTCGGTGGCGCGTACGCCGCAGGTGCGGCAGCAATGGAACCGGATCATCGACGCCGACCGCAGCTTCCGCAACTGGAACAATCTGCGGATCAGCCCCGGCAATCTCCCGCAGTAA
- a CDS encoding ABC transporter substrate-binding protein — translation MKRLSRAALLGLMLGAPGAFAAEDISIAVATPVTGPLANIGDQYKRGAEAAAAEINAKGGVLGGRQIKIVMEDDACDPKQAVSVANRVIAEGIKFVDGHTCSGATIPASAVYAEGGVLMMTASASSPVLTDEAAKNGWPTIMRLYTRDDAQGLFIGPWIAEKYKDKPVAILHDKSAYGQGIAEKVKESINANGMQEVLFEGINAGEKDYSAVVTKLKELNPALVYFGGYHPEAGLMLRQAADAGFKLTLMMPDSIASPEFWQISGPAGEGTMFVFPADPQARPEAKAAVEKFKNEGYSPEGFTLFSYAVIQAIAQGIERAGSDDPMAVAEALKNGQPVETVVGSVVFDEKGDMKDPKYDINLWSNGKYAPIQQ, via the coding sequence CTGAAACGATTGAGTCGAGCTGCGCTGCTTGGGCTGATGCTCGGAGCGCCCGGAGCCTTTGCCGCCGAGGACATCAGCATTGCGGTCGCCACGCCCGTTACCGGCCCGCTCGCCAATATCGGCGACCAGTACAAGCGCGGGGCCGAAGCCGCCGCTGCCGAGATCAACGCCAAGGGCGGTGTGCTGGGTGGTCGCCAGATCAAGATCGTGATGGAAGACGACGCATGCGATCCGAAGCAGGCGGTCTCCGTCGCCAATCGGGTCATCGCCGAAGGCATCAAGTTCGTTGACGGTCACACCTGCTCGGGCGCCACGATCCCGGCTTCTGCGGTCTATGCCGAGGGTGGCGTGCTGATGATGACGGCTTCCGCTTCCAGCCCCGTGCTGACTGACGAGGCCGCGAAAAACGGCTGGCCGACCATCATGCGGCTTTACACGCGTGACGACGCGCAAGGCCTGTTCATCGGCCCGTGGATCGCCGAGAAATATAAGGACAAGCCGGTCGCCATCCTTCACGACAAGAGCGCCTACGGGCAGGGTATTGCCGAGAAGGTCAAGGAATCCATCAACGCCAACGGCATGCAGGAAGTGCTTTTCGAGGGCATCAATGCCGGGGAGAAGGACTATTCGGCGGTGGTCACCAAGCTCAAGGAACTCAATCCCGCGCTTGTCTATTTCGGCGGCTATCACCCCGAGGCCGGCCTGATGCTGCGCCAGGCGGCAGATGCAGGTTTCAAGCTCACGCTGATGATGCCGGATTCCATCGCCTCGCCGGAATTCTGGCAGATTTCCGGCCCGGCAGGCGAGGGGACCATGTTCGTGTTCCCGGCTGACCCGCAGGCGCGCCCCGAAGCCAAGGCGGCGGTTGAGAAGTTCAAGAACGAAGGCTATTCGCCGGAAGGCTTCACGCTGTTCTCCTATGCCGTCATCCAGGCCATTGCCCAAGGCATCGAGCGGGCCGGAAGCGACGACCCGATGGCCGTGGCTGAGGCGCTGAAGAACGGCCAGCCGGTCGAAACGGTCGTCGGCTCCGTGGTCTTCGACGAGAAGGGTGACATGAAGGACCCGAAATACGACATCAATCTCTGGAGCAATGGCAAGTACGCCCCGATCCAGCAGTAA
- a CDS encoding sel1 repeat family protein, whose protein sequence is MAHFDTHEGGFGTMGERSQADMLCELGLMYATGRDCEADLVAAHKWFNIAAIRGSAEAARLRTELAQTLTKQQLVRALREAREWMTMH, encoded by the coding sequence ATGGCACATTTCGACACTCACGAAGGCGGTTTCGGGACGATGGGCGAGCGTTCGCAGGCCGATATGCTCTGCGAATTGGGACTCATGTATGCAACCGGCCGCGACTGCGAAGCCGACCTCGTGGCGGCGCACAAATGGTTCAATATCGCGGCAATCCGCGGCTCGGCGGAAGCTGCGCGCCTGCGCACCGAGCTTGCCCAGACGCTCACGAAGCAACAGCTCGTGCGTGCGCTTCGAGAAGCGCGCGAATGGATGACTATGCATTGA
- a CDS encoding DUF2147 domain-containing protein, with amino-acid sequence MFRRFSHTAAALLFMTGVACADDIVGNWKTDSGETAAITGGGPFLVTVKTGKHAGKRIGTLSTAGDGKYTGEITDPATDKTYSGKAALSGDNLKMSGCVLGGLICKSQNWQRM; translated from the coding sequence ATGTTTCGCAGGTTCAGCCATACGGCGGCCGCACTCCTCTTCATGACGGGCGTCGCGTGCGCCGACGATATTGTCGGCAACTGGAAGACGGATTCGGGCGAGACGGCGGCGATCACGGGCGGCGGACCGTTTTTGGTGACCGTCAAGACCGGAAAGCACGCCGGCAAGCGCATCGGCACATTGAGCACGGCAGGCGACGGCAAATATACGGGCGAGATTACTGATCCAGCGACCGACAAGACCTATTCGGGCAAGGCGGCACTTTCCGGCGACAATCTCAAGATGAGCGGTTGCGTGCTGGGCGGCCTGATCTGCAAGAGCCAGAACTGGCAACGCATGTAG
- a CDS encoding glutathione S-transferase N-terminal domain-containing protein has product MAQTKPIELYYWPTPNGWKITILLEELGVPYEVKYVNIGKGEQFEPSFLKISPNNRMPAIVDPEGPDGKPISVFESGAILQYLGRKFGKFYPTDERKRVAVEEWLFWQIGGLGPMAGQAHHFRQYAPEKIQYGIDRYTNEVNRLYGVMNKRLAESDYLGGDYSIADMAAIGWIRPYKNQGQDLDDFPHLKRWFEAIMARPAVQRALEVGQERRSNLADDKEAQKVLFGQKARA; this is encoded by the coding sequence ATGGCCCAGACCAAACCAATCGAACTCTATTACTGGCCGACGCCGAATGGCTGGAAGATCACGATCCTGCTTGAGGAACTGGGCGTTCCTTACGAAGTGAAATACGTCAATATCGGCAAGGGCGAGCAGTTCGAGCCGTCGTTCCTGAAAATCTCCCCGAACAACCGGATGCCCGCCATCGTCGATCCGGAGGGGCCGGACGGCAAGCCGATCTCCGTGTTCGAGTCGGGCGCGATCCTGCAATATCTGGGCCGCAAATTCGGGAAGTTCTACCCCACCGACGAGCGCAAGCGCGTGGCGGTCGAGGAATGGCTTTTCTGGCAGATCGGCGGGCTTGGACCGATGGCCGGGCAGGCGCATCATTTCCGGCAATATGCGCCCGAAAAAATCCAGTATGGCATCGACCGCTACACCAATGAGGTCAATCGGCTCTACGGGGTGATGAACAAGCGCCTCGCTGAAAGCGACTACCTCGGAGGCGACTATTCCATCGCGGACATGGCGGCGATCGGCTGGATTCGTCCCTACAAGAACCAGGGACAGGACCTCGACGACTTCCCGCATCTCAAGCGCTGGTTTGAAGCCATCATGGCGCGCCCGGCCGTGCAGCGCGCGCTGGAGGTCGGGCAGGAGCGCCGCTCCAATCTCGCCGACGACAAGGAGGCGCAGAAAGTGCTGTTCGGCCAGAAGGCCCGCGCCTGA